A genomic window from Streptomyces mirabilis includes:
- a CDS encoding GNAT family N-acetyltransferase: MSDQRHEVIVRRAEQTDIDGLVARSSALFAEDDGARDPGVDINWPRKHGPQRFSSGLTDPGRLLLVADGDDGEVVGCLAGTLVEPSAMKPVKVATLVSRYVRPAYRRDRIGGRMVDAFRAWAKESGAGSAQVTACATNAEAIRFYERNGFASQSVTLEAAL, from the coding sequence ATGAGTGATCAACGGCATGAGGTGATCGTCCGCAGGGCCGAACAAACCGACATCGACGGGCTTGTCGCCCGCAGCAGCGCGCTGTTCGCCGAGGACGACGGTGCCCGCGACCCGGGCGTCGACATCAACTGGCCACGCAAGCACGGACCGCAGCGCTTCTCGTCCGGCCTGACGGACCCGGGCCGGCTGCTCCTTGTCGCCGATGGCGACGACGGCGAAGTGGTCGGCTGTCTCGCGGGCACGCTGGTGGAGCCCTCCGCGATGAAACCGGTGAAGGTCGCGACGCTGGTGAGCAGGTATGTGCGACCCGCATACCGGCGCGATCGGATCGGCGGACGCATGGTCGACGCATTCCGGGCCTGGGCAAAGGAATCGGGCGCCGGATCGGCACAGGTGACGGCCTGTGCGACCAACGCCGAGGCCATCCGTTTCTACGAGCGCAACGGCTTCGCGTCCCAGTCGGTGACCCTGGAAGCGGCTCTGTAG